In Brevundimonas subvibrioides, a genomic segment contains:
- a CDS encoding LLM class flavin-dependent oxidoreductase yields MRYGYWAPVFGGWLRNVEDEREASWENASRLVRRSEALGYDLTLIAELNLNDIKGIEAPALDAWSTAAALAAVTATIELMVAVRPNFHQPALFAKKAANIDRISNGRLALNVVSSWWAKEAESYGLQFDQHDDRYARTTEWLQVLDRLWREKRVDFEGRYYTLRDAIVEPKPTSTPERPRPVIYAGGESEAAKTLIARHCDAYVMHGDEPEHIAARIADMKARREAFGLPPMRYGMAGYAIVRDSQAEADRELERITTIPGLAEGSPPAGFANFDQWLSGTELERELKIREYSVSNRGLRPGFVGTPETVRERMEEFEAAGLDLVLLQMSPQEEEMERFSAQVMRAN; encoded by the coding sequence ATGAGGTACGGCTACTGGGCTCCGGTCTTCGGCGGCTGGCTGCGGAACGTCGAGGACGAACGCGAGGCCTCGTGGGAGAACGCCTCGCGGCTGGTCAGGCGATCGGAGGCCCTGGGCTACGACCTGACCCTGATCGCAGAGCTGAACCTGAACGACATCAAGGGGATCGAGGCCCCGGCCCTGGACGCCTGGTCGACCGCGGCGGCCCTGGCGGCGGTCACCGCGACGATCGAGCTGATGGTGGCGGTGCGGCCGAACTTCCACCAGCCGGCCTTGTTCGCCAAGAAGGCCGCCAACATCGACCGGATCTCGAACGGGCGGCTGGCCCTGAACGTCGTCTCGTCCTGGTGGGCGAAGGAGGCCGAGAGCTATGGCCTGCAGTTCGACCAGCACGACGACCGCTATGCGCGCACGACCGAATGGCTGCAGGTTCTGGACCGGCTGTGGCGCGAAAAGCGCGTCGATTTTGAGGGCCGCTACTACACGCTGCGGGATGCCATCGTGGAGCCCAAGCCGACCTCGACGCCCGAACGCCCGCGGCCGGTCATCTATGCGGGCGGCGAATCCGAAGCGGCCAAGACCCTTATCGCCCGGCACTGCGACGCCTATGTCATGCACGGCGACGAGCCGGAGCATATCGCCGCCAGGATCGCCGACATGAAGGCTCGGCGCGAGGCCTTCGGTCTGCCGCCCATGCGGTACGGCATGGCCGGCTATGCGATCGTCAGGGACAGCCAGGCCGAAGCCGACCGCGAGCTGGAGCGGATCACGACCATCCCGGGCCTTGCCGAGGGATCACCGCCCGCCGGTTTCGCCAATTTCGACCAGTGGCTGAGCGGCACCGAGCTGGAGCGGGAGCTGAAGATCCGCGAATACAGCGTCTCCAACCGCGGCCTTCGCCCCGGCTTCGTCGGCACGCCCGAGACCGTCCGGGAACGGATGGAGGAATTCGAGGCCGCCGGACTGGACCTGGTCCTGCTGCAAATGTCGCCGCAGGAGGAGGAGATGGAGCGGTTCTCGGCCCAGGTGATGCGGGCGAACTGA
- a CDS encoding CcdC protein domain-containing protein, with protein MTPQQYGPLIGIGIALVVILLRNQKPRPLRVQSMWIVPLLVALGIGFGLWGMSMAPGASHAPFGIDAWAILAGGLILGAAAGYQRGRMTTIERAPDGTLLAQASRLGIILILALIATRSMLRPWLETHASDWHLNALAIQDAFLVFAAAMVIVQRVEMFIRARRIQAGRPDDHVEAAPAV; from the coding sequence ATGACACCGCAACAATACGGCCCCCTGATCGGGATCGGCATCGCCCTGGTCGTCATTCTTCTGCGCAACCAGAAGCCCCGCCCCCTGCGCGTCCAGTCCATGTGGATCGTCCCGTTGCTGGTCGCGCTCGGCATCGGTTTCGGTCTCTGGGGCATGTCGATGGCGCCGGGAGCCAGCCACGCCCCCTTCGGCATCGACGCCTGGGCCATCCTGGCCGGGGGCCTGATCCTGGGAGCGGCGGCGGGTTATCAGCGCGGGCGAATGACGACGATCGAGCGCGCGCCCGACGGCACCCTTCTGGCCCAGGCCTCGCGGCTCGGGATCATCCTGATCCTCGCCCTGATCGCCACCCGGTCAATGCTGCGGCCCTGGCTGGAGACTCACGCCAGCGACTGGCATCTGAACGCCCTGGCCATCCAGGATGCCTTCCTGGTGTTCGCAGCGGCCATGGTCATCGTGCAGCGCGTCGAGATGTTCATCCGCGCCCGCCGCATCCAGGCCGGAAGACCCGACGACCATGTGGAAGCGGCACCCGCGGTCTGA